The following proteins come from a genomic window of Limnohabitans sp. 103DPR2:
- a CDS encoding peroxiredoxin: protein MIKVGDTLPAVTLTEFVEVEGNGCSIGPNPVDVAKASAGKTIALFALPGAFTPTCSAKHVPGYVAQYDALKAAGVDEIWCVSVNDAFVMGAWGREQKSTGKVRMMGDGSADFTKATGLTLDLTARGMGLRSNRYSMLVKDGKVASLNIEGPGKFEVSDADTMLAQVKG from the coding sequence ATGATCAAAGTTGGCGACACACTTCCTGCAGTGACATTGACAGAATTTGTTGAAGTTGAAGGCAACGGTTGCAGCATTGGCCCCAACCCAGTCGATGTGGCAAAAGCATCTGCTGGTAAAACCATTGCATTGTTTGCATTGCCAGGCGCTTTCACGCCCACCTGCTCTGCCAAACACGTCCCCGGTTATGTGGCGCAATACGATGCGTTGAAAGCCGCTGGCGTTGACGAAATCTGGTGTGTCAGCGTGAACGATGCATTCGTCATGGGTGCATGGGGACGTGAACAAAAGAGCACAGGCAAAGTGCGCATGATGGGTGACGGCAGTGCAGACTTCACCAAAGCCACTGGCCTGACCTTGGACCTGACAGCGCGCGGCATGGGTCTGCGCAGCAACCGTTATTCCATGTTGGTCAAAGATGGCAAAGTTGCCAGCTTGAACATTGAAGGCCCAGGCAAATTTGAAGTCAGCGACGCTGACACCATGTTGGCTCAAGTCAAAGGCTGA
- the rpsS gene encoding 30S ribosomal protein S19: MTRSLKKGPFVDHHLVAKVEKAVATKDKKPIKTWSRRSMVLPDFIGLTIAVHNGKQHVPVYVTDQMVGHKLGEFALTRTFKGHPADKKVQKK; the protein is encoded by the coding sequence ATGACTCGCTCACTTAAAAAAGGTCCATTTGTTGACCATCACCTCGTTGCCAAGGTTGAAAAAGCCGTTGCAACGAAAGACAAGAAGCCCATCAAAACATGGTCACGTCGTTCTATGGTCTTGCCCGATTTCATCGGTTTGACCATTGCTGTGCACAACGGCAAACAACACGTGCCTGTTTATGTGACTGACCAAATGGTTGGCCACAAGCTGGGTGAATTCGCTTTGACCCGGACATTCAAGGGTCATCCAGCGGACAAAAAAGTCCAGAAGAAATAA
- the rplD gene encoding 50S ribosomal protein L4 → MQLELLNDQGQAASKFEAPETVFGREYNEDLIHQIVVAYQANARQGTRAQKDREQVHHSTKKPFKQKGTGRARAGMTSSPLWRGGGRIFPNMPDENFTQKINKKMYRAGMASIFSQLAREGRLAVVDSLKVESPKTKQLAAKLKAMNLDSVLVIADEVDENLYLASRNLVNVLIVEPRYADPVSLVHFKKVLVTKGAVDKLKEMFA, encoded by the coding sequence ATGCAGCTCGAACTCCTGAACGACCAAGGTCAAGCCGCTTCTAAATTCGAAGCGCCAGAAACCGTGTTCGGTCGTGAATACAACGAAGACCTGATTCACCAGATCGTGGTGGCTTATCAAGCCAATGCCCGTCAAGGCACCCGCGCTCAAAAAGACCGTGAACAAGTTCACCACTCAACCAAGAAGCCCTTTAAACAAAAAGGTACTGGCCGTGCACGTGCTGGCATGACTTCTTCGCCTTTGTGGCGCGGCGGTGGTCGTATTTTCCCGAACATGCCCGACGAGAACTTCACACAGAAGATCAACAAGAAGATGTACCGCGCTGGTATGGCTTCGATCTTCTCTCAGTTGGCTCGCGAAGGCCGCTTGGCTGTGGTGGACTCCCTCAAGGTTGAGTCTCCCAAAACCAAGCAGTTGGCTGCCAAATTGAAAGCCATGAACCTCGACTCCGTCTTGGTCATTGCCGACGAAGTTGATGAAAACCTGTACTTGGCTTCTCGCAATCTGGTCAATGTCCTGATTGTTGAGCCCCGTTACGCCGACCCCGTGTCTTTGGTGCACTTCAAGAAAGTGCTCGTGACCAAAGGCGCTGTCGACAAACTCAAGGAGATGTTCGCATGA
- the rpsC gene encoding 30S ribosomal protein S3 yields the protein MGQKIHPTGFRLAVSRNWASRWYASNRDFAGMLAEDIKVREYLKAKLKNAAVARVLIERPAKNARITIFSARPGVVIGKKGEDIESLKKELAARLGVPVAVNIEEVRKPEIDAQLIADSITQQLEKRIMFRRAMKRAMQNAMRLGALGIKIMSAGRLNGIEIARTEWYREGRVPLHTLRADIDYGTSEAKTTYGVIGVKVWVYKGDNLGRNDAPALAEPRQEEERRPRGPRRDARPGDRPARGAPRRAGGTNTAPVDGSDKPAEAGGDVKPTVKRVRKVAAPAAAADGAKGE from the coding sequence ATGGGACAAAAAATCCATCCTACCGGCTTCCGCCTTGCGGTCAGCCGCAATTGGGCAAGCCGTTGGTACGCAAGCAACCGTGATTTCGCCGGCATGTTGGCCGAAGACATCAAGGTTCGTGAATACCTCAAGGCCAAGTTGAAGAACGCTGCGGTTGCACGCGTCCTCATCGAGCGTCCAGCTAAAAACGCACGCATCACAATTTTCTCGGCTCGTCCTGGTGTTGTGATCGGCAAAAAAGGCGAAGACATCGAGAGCTTGAAAAAAGAACTCGCAGCTCGTTTGGGCGTGCCAGTCGCAGTGAACATCGAAGAAGTGCGCAAGCCCGAAATCGATGCGCAACTGATTGCTGACAGCATCACACAACAGCTCGAAAAGCGGATCATGTTCCGCCGCGCCATGAAGCGCGCCATGCAAAACGCCATGCGTCTGGGTGCCCTCGGCATCAAGATCATGTCTGCTGGCCGTTTGAACGGTATCGAGATCGCACGTACTGAGTGGTACCGTGAAGGCCGCGTGCCTTTGCACACTCTGCGCGCTGACATTGACTACGGTACTTCTGAAGCCAAGACCACCTACGGTGTGATCGGTGTGAAGGTCTGGGTCTACAAGGGTGACAACCTGGGTCGCAACGATGCACCCGCTTTGGCTGAACCCCGTCAAGAAGAAGAGCGTCGCCCACGTGGCCCGCGTCGTGATGCACGTCCGGGTGACCGGCCTGCTCGCGGTGCGCCCCGTCGTGCTGGCGGTACCAACACAGCACCTGTTGACGGCAGCGACAAGCCCGCCGAAGCAGGTGGTGATGTCAAACCCACCGTTAAGCGCGTACGTAAAGTAGCCGCGCCAGCTGCAGCAGCTGACGGTGCCAAAGGAGAGTAA
- a CDS encoding cytochrome b/b6 domain-containing protein: MNAIRVWDLPTRLFHWTLALLVLVLVITGNVGGNAMVWHFRCGYAVLSLLLFRLLWGFVGGHWSRWRQLSCTPSALRQYFSAQSSQQRYLGHNPIGSLSVIALMSLLLLQVATGLFSDDEIANAGPLTVWVSESIVSMTTQWHKGFGKGFVLLLIAIHVGAILWYFVKKKENLSRAMLWGDKSSESPATASLDRPLDWLKALLCLALVAALVFVLINAVPSSL, from the coding sequence ATGAATGCCATCCGAGTTTGGGATTTGCCCACCCGCCTTTTCCACTGGACCCTCGCATTGTTGGTCCTTGTGTTGGTCATCACCGGCAACGTCGGGGGCAATGCCATGGTCTGGCACTTTCGCTGTGGCTATGCTGTTTTAAGTCTGTTGTTGTTCAGATTGCTCTGGGGCTTTGTGGGCGGCCATTGGTCTAGATGGCGACAGTTGTCGTGCACGCCCTCCGCATTGCGCCAGTATTTTTCTGCGCAGAGCAGCCAACAACGCTACCTGGGACACAACCCCATCGGCTCACTTTCTGTCATCGCCTTGATGAGCTTGCTCTTGCTGCAAGTCGCAACAGGCTTGTTCAGTGATGATGAAATTGCAAATGCCGGACCCTTGACCGTTTGGGTGTCTGAAAGCATCGTGTCCATGACCACTCAATGGCACAAAGGCTTTGGCAAGGGTTTTGTCCTGTTGTTGATCGCCATCCACGTGGGTGCCATTCTTTGGTACTTCGTCAAAAAGAAAGAAAACCTCAGCCGTGCCATGCTGTGGGGCGACAAATCATCTGAGTCACCGGCCACTGCTTCGTTGGATCGACCCCTCGATTGGCTAAAAGCGTTGCTCTGCCTTGCACTGGTTGCAGCCTTGGTATTTGTCCTGATCAACGCAGTGCCCTCCAGCCTGTAG
- the rplB gene encoding 50S ribosomal protein L2, with the protein MAVIKLKPTSPGQRGVVKVTRDHLYKGEAYAPLLEAQHQKSGRNNNGHITTRHKGGGHKHHYRVVDFKRNKDAIPAKVERIEYDPNRTAHIALVCYADGERRYIIAPRGLEVGATLLSGSEAPIRAGNTLPIRNIPVGSTIHCIELKPGAGAQIARSAGTSATLLAREGIYAQVRMRSGEVRKIHIDCRATIGEVANEEHSLRQLGKAGVKRWMGIRPTVRGVAMNPVDHPHGGGEGRTGEGRHAVDPWGNLTKGYRTRNNKRTQVMIVSRRKK; encoded by the coding sequence ATGGCAGTCATTAAACTCAAACCAACCTCACCAGGCCAACGTGGCGTGGTGAAGGTGACTCGCGATCACCTGTACAAAGGCGAGGCCTATGCGCCTTTGCTAGAAGCACAGCATCAAAAATCGGGTCGCAACAACAACGGTCACATCACAACCCGTCACAAGGGTGGTGGTCACAAACATCACTACCGTGTTGTTGACTTCAAACGTAACAAAGATGCAATTCCAGCCAAAGTGGAACGCATTGAGTACGATCCAAACCGTACAGCGCACATTGCGTTGGTCTGCTATGCAGACGGTGAGCGTCGTTACATCATTGCACCTCGTGGTTTGGAAGTTGGCGCAACATTGTTGTCCGGTTCGGAAGCCCCGATTCGTGCAGGCAATACATTGCCCATCCGCAACATTCCAGTGGGTTCAACCATTCACTGCATCGAATTGAAACCAGGTGCCGGCGCTCAAATCGCTCGCTCTGCTGGTACTTCTGCCACATTGTTGGCCCGCGAAGGCATCTACGCTCAAGTGCGTATGCGTTCCGGTGAAGTTCGCAAGATTCACATCGATTGCCGTGCAACGATTGGTGAAGTCGCCAACGAAGAACACAGCTTGCGCCAGTTGGGCAAAGCCGGTGTGAAGCGTTGGATGGGTATTCGTCCTACCGTCCGCGGTGTGGCAATGAACCCTGTTGACCACCCACACGGTGGTGGCGAAGGTCGTACCGGTGAAGGCCGTCATGCAGTTGACCCATGGGGTAACCTGACTAAGGGCTACCGTACCCGTAACAACAAGCGCACGCAGGTCATGATCGTGTCGCGTCGCAAGAAGTAA
- a CDS encoding CaiB/BaiF CoA transferase family protein, whose protein sequence is MNSLDGIRILDLSRVLAGPWCTQTLADLGADVIKIERPGAGDDTRSWGPPFLKDADGKDTPEAAYYLGTNRNKRSLTCDIAQADGQALIRELVTHCDVFIENFKVGDMARYGLDYESLKVLNPKLVYCSVTGFGQTGPYRERAGYDYAVQGIGGLMSVTGERDDLGGGPQKVGVAVADLFTGMYATVGILAALRHAEKTGEGQYVDMALLDTQVAMLANLGANYLVSGKTPGRAGNAHQNIVPYQVFEVKAPTHAAAGSRDHLILAVGNDGQYAKFCDVAGHPELASDVRFAKNTDRVKNRAILVPLLEQIMLTRTKADWLSALEAAKVPCGAINNLSEVFADPQVAARNMVSTWQHPHQKDLKLVASPLKLSRTPVRQDHVPPQLGQHTSQLLKEVLGYSSAQIEQLKNKGVI, encoded by the coding sequence ATGAATTCACTTGACGGCATCCGCATTCTCGACCTGTCCCGCGTGCTCGCGGGCCCATGGTGCACCCAAACTTTGGCCGACCTTGGCGCCGACGTGATCAAAATTGAGCGCCCAGGCGCCGGTGACGACACGCGCAGTTGGGGCCCACCTTTTCTCAAAGACGCCGATGGCAAAGACACGCCCGAAGCCGCATATTATTTAGGAACCAACAGAAATAAGCGCTCACTGACCTGTGATATTGCCCAAGCCGATGGACAAGCGCTCATCCGCGAATTGGTCACCCACTGCGATGTCTTCATTGAAAACTTCAAAGTGGGCGACATGGCCCGCTATGGTTTGGACTACGAGAGTTTGAAGGTCCTCAATCCCAAGTTGGTTTACTGTAGCGTCACCGGATTTGGACAGACCGGGCCCTACCGCGAGCGGGCTGGATACGACTACGCGGTTCAAGGCATCGGGGGCTTGATGAGCGTCACGGGCGAGCGAGATGACCTGGGGGGTGGCCCCCAAAAAGTAGGTGTCGCTGTGGCCGACTTGTTCACAGGCATGTACGCCACCGTTGGCATTCTGGCCGCGCTCAGGCACGCCGAAAAAACCGGCGAAGGTCAGTACGTGGACATGGCCTTGCTCGATACCCAAGTGGCCATGTTGGCCAATTTAGGTGCCAATTATTTGGTCAGCGGCAAGACCCCTGGTCGCGCAGGCAACGCACACCAAAACATCGTGCCTTATCAAGTATTTGAAGTGAAGGCTCCCACACACGCAGCAGCAGGCAGCCGCGACCATCTGATTCTGGCTGTGGGCAATGATGGTCAATATGCCAAATTTTGTGATGTCGCAGGCCACCCCGAATTGGCCAGCGATGTGCGTTTTGCCAAGAACACCGATCGGGTCAAAAACCGCGCCATCTTGGTCCCCCTGCTTGAACAGATCATGTTGACCCGCACCAAAGCCGACTGGCTGTCTGCGCTCGAGGCAGCCAAGGTGCCCTGTGGTGCCATCAACAATTTATCGGAGGTGTTCGCCGACCCTCAAGTGGCTGCGCGCAACATGGTGAGTACTTGGCAGCACCCTCATCAAAAGGATTTGAAGTTGGTGGCCAGCCCACTCAAGCTCAGCCGAACGCCCGTCAGGCAAGACCATGTGCCACCCCAGCTGGGACAGCACACCTCGCAATTGCTGAAAGAAGTTTTGGGTTACAGCTCAGCGCAAATTGAACAACTGAAAAACAAAGGTGTGATCTGA
- the rplW gene encoding 50S ribosomal protein L23 — MSTQKFDEGRLMAVLVAPIVSEKATMVAEKSNAVTFKVLQDATKPEIKAAVQLMFKVEVKGVSVVNTKGKTKRFGKTVGRRDNVRKAYVTLMPGQELNLSGEAA, encoded by the coding sequence ATGAGCACACAAAAGTTTGACGAAGGTCGTCTGATGGCTGTGTTGGTTGCCCCCATCGTGTCCGAGAAGGCCACCATGGTTGCAGAAAAATCAAACGCTGTCACATTCAAAGTGCTGCAGGACGCTACCAAGCCTGAAATTAAAGCTGCTGTGCAGTTGATGTTCAAGGTGGAAGTTAAGGGCGTGTCTGTGGTGAACACCAAAGGCAAGACCAAGCGTTTTGGCAAGACTGTGGGCCGTCGCGACAACGTTCGCAAGGCTTATGTCACCTTGATGCCAGGTCAAGAGCTGAACCTCTCAGGGGAGGCCGCTTAA
- the rplV gene encoding 50S ribosomal protein L22, with protein sequence METRAVLRGVRLSVDKGRLVADLIRGKKVDQALNILTFTQKKAAGIVKKVLESAIANAEHNDGADIDELKVKTIYVEQGATLKRFTARAKGRGNRISKPTCHVYVTVGN encoded by the coding sequence ATGGAAACACGTGCAGTCCTCAGGGGCGTCCGTTTGTCGGTCGATAAAGGCCGCCTGGTCGCCGATTTGATTCGCGGCAAAAAAGTGGATCAAGCTTTGAACATCCTCACATTCACGCAGAAAAAAGCTGCTGGTATCGTGAAGAAGGTTTTGGAGTCCGCTATCGCCAACGCTGAACACAACGACGGTGCTGATATCGACGAGTTGAAGGTGAAAACCATCTACGTCGAACAAGGCGCCACACTCAAGCGTTTCACCGCCCGCGCCAAAGGCCGTGGCAACCGTATCAGCAAGCCCACATGCCACGTGTATGTGACGGTTGGCAACTGA
- the rplP gene encoding 50S ribosomal protein L16 yields MLQPARRKFRKEQKGRNTGVATRGNTVAFGDFGLKSTDRGRLTARQIEAARRAISRHVKRGGRIWIRVFPDKPISTKPAEVRMGNGKGNPEYYVAEIQPGKVLYEIVGVPEQLAREAFKLAAAKLPLRTTFVARMIGQ; encoded by the coding sequence ATGCTGCAACCCGCTCGCAGAAAGTTCCGTAAGGAACAAAAGGGCCGCAACACCGGCGTCGCAACCCGTGGCAACACGGTTGCGTTTGGTGATTTCGGTTTGAAGTCCACCGACCGCGGCCGTTTGACGGCCCGTCAGATCGAAGCTGCACGTCGTGCAATTTCACGTCACGTGAAGCGTGGCGGCCGTATCTGGATTCGTGTGTTCCCCGACAAGCCAATCTCTACTAAACCTGCAGAGGTTCGTATGGGTAACGGTAAGGGCAACCCCGAGTACTACGTGGCTGAGATTCAGCCCGGTAAGGTGTTGTATGAAATCGTTGGCGTGCCAGAGCAATTGGCCCGTGAAGCGTTTAAATTGGCCGCAGCCAAACTGCCCTTGCGCACGACGTTTGTCGCTCGCATGATTGGCCAGTAA
- a CDS encoding HPr family phosphocarrier protein — protein MPQATTTISNKLGLHARASAKLTKLAGSFPCEVWMAKGERRVNAKSIMGVMMLAAGIGSEVVIDTDGEQAQEALDAMLALIADKFGEGE, from the coding sequence ATGCCCCAAGCTACGACGACCATCAGCAATAAGTTGGGCTTGCATGCCCGAGCTTCTGCCAAGCTGACCAAGTTGGCGGGTAGTTTTCCATGTGAAGTTTGGATGGCCAAAGGCGAGCGCCGCGTCAATGCCAAGAGCATCATGGGCGTGATGATGCTGGCCGCAGGCATTGGAAGCGAAGTGGTCATTGACACCGATGGCGAGCAAGCCCAAGAGGCGCTCGATGCGATGCTGGCCTTGATTGCCGATAAATTTGGTGAGGGTGAATGA
- a CDS encoding PTS sugar transporter subunit IIA, translating into MIGILIIAHAPLASALRDCALHVYPECALGVQALDILPNASPDESLLLAKAALSKLNTTEVLMLSDVFGATPSNVAQKLNDGIDTRLLAGVNLPMLLRSVCYRHESLDALATRAQAGGAQGIIPVGCTAPQNQSGPRHAPSYDDHQQ; encoded by the coding sequence ATGATTGGAATTCTCATCATCGCCCATGCGCCTTTGGCTTCGGCCTTGCGCGATTGCGCTTTGCATGTTTACCCAGAGTGTGCGCTGGGTGTACAGGCGCTGGACATCTTGCCCAATGCAAGCCCTGATGAGAGCTTGCTTTTGGCCAAAGCTGCCCTGTCAAAGCTCAACACCACCGAAGTTTTGATGTTGAGTGACGTCTTTGGTGCGACGCCTTCCAATGTGGCGCAAAAACTCAATGACGGCATCGACACGCGTTTGCTGGCTGGCGTGAATTTGCCGATGCTGTTGCGCAGCGTCTGTTATCGACATGAATCATTAGATGCTTTGGCAACGCGCGCGCAGGCCGGTGGCGCGCAAGGCATCATTCCCGTAGGTTGCACTGCCCCTCAAAATCAATCAGGACCACGACATGCCCCAAGCTACGACGACCATCAGCAATAA
- a CDS encoding alpha/beta fold hydrolase, with amino-acid sequence MAQYLLVHGAWHGAWCWRHVTEALIRAGHSAHAITLTGLGERSHLLHRGIDLETHIQDVLQALDAEEMNDAILVVHSYAGMLGTAVADRRAHRLKHLVYLDAVVPKPGETWSSTHASATQKARIEAAAESIDNSFPPPDASVFGLSADDYEWVQRRQTSHPGGTYQHVLNFDPARVASVPRTFINCTVPPLATIDAVRRRVVDPLFWDGQWLPNSQVVEMKTGHDPMISAPQELTALLLRCANQS; translated from the coding sequence ATGGCCCAGTATTTATTGGTTCATGGCGCTTGGCATGGTGCTTGGTGCTGGCGCCATGTCACAGAAGCTTTGATCCGTGCAGGTCACAGCGCACACGCCATCACCCTCACGGGCTTGGGTGAACGCTCCCACCTTTTGCACCGTGGCATTGATTTGGAAACGCACATCCAAGATGTTTTACAGGCCCTAGACGCCGAAGAAATGAACGATGCCATTTTGGTCGTTCACTCCTATGCAGGCATGTTGGGCACCGCTGTGGCCGATCGGCGAGCGCATCGTCTGAAGCACTTGGTTTACTTGGATGCTGTGGTTCCCAAGCCCGGCGAAACTTGGAGCAGCACCCATGCCAGCGCCACACAAAAAGCCAGAATTGAAGCAGCCGCAGAGAGCATCGACAACAGCTTCCCACCACCCGATGCTTCTGTGTTTGGCCTCAGCGCGGATGACTATGAATGGGTGCAACGTCGACAAACATCTCACCCAGGCGGCACTTACCAACACGTTTTGAATTTCGATCCTGCACGTGTTGCAAGTGTTCCCAGAACGTTCATCAATTGCACCGTGCCACCCTTGGCAACCATTGATGCCGTGCGACGTCGCGTGGTCGATCCTCTGTTTTGGGATGGCCAGTGGCTGCCCAACTCTCAAGTGGTTGAAATGAAAACGGGGCACGATCCCATGATCAGTGCCCCGCAAGAGTTGACAGCGCTGCTACTTCGCTGCGCCAATCAAAGCTGA
- a CDS encoding MFS transporter: protein MTERQTPSPMLAQRQMVGVFLVFAFAYFLSTLMRAITATLSPALTQELSLSAQDLGLLAGGYFLGFSATQLPLGKWLDRYGPKTVILCFLIVAVLGCAAFAMAQSFVGLWLARFLCGVGVSACLMAPLTGYRRWMDAGSQLRANSWMLMTGSLGMLSSTLPVQWLMPVTGWRAIFAGLAVLVVLAMVLIYKVVPVWETQKASQDPTATEETGYGPVWRNAYFWRMAPVGFFCYAGMLAVQTLWAGPWMTVVGGYTPLSAATGLFAINLSMLVTFWIWGLITPRLAKRGISANKLIAWGQPLSFAVLFGVIWFGPDLGGASAAALALFCVTSTFVALAQPAVGMAFPSHLAGRALSAYNLVIFVGVFVVQWGIGFGIDFFKSLGWPPVLAFQAAFTVFGLCAVLSYVYFHWANRDNSA, encoded by the coding sequence ATGACCGAGCGTCAAACCCCAAGCCCCATGCTGGCGCAGCGACAAATGGTGGGGGTCTTCTTGGTCTTTGCATTTGCGTATTTTTTGTCCACCTTGATGCGCGCCATCACGGCGACCTTGTCGCCAGCCCTGACGCAAGAGTTGTCATTGTCCGCCCAAGACTTGGGTCTGTTGGCCGGTGGTTATTTTTTAGGCTTTTCGGCAACGCAGTTGCCCTTGGGCAAGTGGTTGGACCGGTACGGCCCTAAAACTGTCATTTTGTGTTTCTTGATCGTGGCGGTATTAGGTTGCGCCGCATTTGCCATGGCACAAAGTTTTGTGGGTCTGTGGTTGGCGCGCTTTTTGTGTGGTGTGGGCGTCAGTGCTTGTTTGATGGCGCCTTTGACAGGTTACCGCAGGTGGATGGATGCGGGTTCTCAGTTGCGCGCCAACTCATGGATGTTGATGACAGGCTCTTTGGGCATGTTGTCATCCACCTTGCCTGTGCAGTGGTTGATGCCCGTCACAGGGTGGCGCGCAATCTTTGCAGGCTTGGCAGTCTTGGTGGTGCTGGCCATGGTTCTCATTTACAAGGTGGTGCCTGTTTGGGAAACGCAAAAGGCATCGCAAGACCCAACTGCAACAGAAGAGACCGGCTATGGACCTGTTTGGCGCAACGCCTATTTTTGGCGCATGGCGCCTGTGGGGTTCTTTTGTTATGCGGGCATGTTGGCGGTTCAAACCCTGTGGGCAGGTCCTTGGATGACGGTGGTGGGCGGCTACACACCGCTTTCCGCAGCGACTGGATTGTTTGCCATCAACTTGAGCATGCTGGTGACTTTCTGGATCTGGGGCCTGATCACGCCGCGCTTGGCCAAGCGCGGTATCAGCGCCAACAAATTGATTGCATGGGGTCAGCCGCTCAGTTTTGCGGTGCTGTTCGGTGTGATTTGGTTCGGTCCAGATCTGGGTGGCGCTTCTGCAGCAGCCCTGGCCTTGTTTTGTGTGACCAGTACTTTTGTGGCTTTGGCGCAGCCTGCCGTCGGCATGGCCTTTCCGTCGCATTTGGCGGGCCGTGCACTCTCGGCCTACAACTTGGTCATTTTCGTAGGGGTCTTTGTGGTGCAATGGGGCATTGGTTTTGGCATTGACTTCTTCAAGTCACTGGGCTGGCCACCTGTTTTGGCTTTCCAGGCCGCTTTTACTGTGTTTGGTTTATGTGCGGTTTTGTCCTATGTTTATTTTCACTGGGCAAACCGCGATAATTCAGCATGA
- a CDS encoding c-type cytochrome has translation MKKLVTVASALLALMLALPAAAQFAKPEDAIKYRKASFTVMGAHFGRVGAMAAGRVPYDAKAAAENADIAAAMSKLPWAAFPEGSDKGETRAKPEIWKDSAKFKEAADKMQAELTKVAAAAKTGNADALKTAFGPAAATCKGCHDNFRKD, from the coding sequence ATGAAAAAACTTGTCACTGTTGCTTCGGCATTGCTGGCCCTCATGTTGGCTTTGCCAGCCGCCGCTCAATTTGCGAAACCTGAAGACGCCATCAAATATCGCAAAGCATCCTTCACCGTCATGGGGGCTCATTTCGGCCGTGTCGGTGCCATGGCCGCAGGCAGAGTGCCTTACGATGCCAAAGCCGCTGCCGAAAATGCCGACATTGCGGCTGCCATGTCCAAGTTGCCTTGGGCTGCTTTCCCAGAAGGCAGCGACAAAGGTGAGACGCGCGCCAAGCCAGAAATTTGGAAAGACAGCGCCAAGTTCAAAGAAGCTGCGGACAAGATGCAAGCTGAGCTGACCAAGGTGGCTGCTGCCGCCAAAACCGGTAACGCCGATGCCTTGAAAACAGCCTTTGGTCCTGCTGCAGCAACTTGCAAAGGCTGCCACGACAACTTCCGAAAAGACTGA
- the rpsQ gene encoding 30S ribosomal protein S17 → MTEAKTSLKRTLIGKVVSDKRAKTVTVLVERRVKHALYGKIVAKSSKYHAHDETGQFGLGDVIEITESKPISKTKNWVATRLVEKAAAV, encoded by the coding sequence ATGACGGAAGCTAAAACATCCCTCAAGCGCACCTTGATCGGCAAGGTGGTCAGCGACAAACGCGCCAAAACCGTAACGGTGTTGGTGGAGCGTCGCGTGAAGCATGCTTTGTACGGCAAGATTGTTGCCAAATCAAGCAAGTACCACGCACATGACGAAACTGGACAATTTGGTTTGGGCGACGTGATCGAGATCACCGAGAGCAAGCCAATTTCCAAAACCAAAAACTGGGTTGCAACCCGTTTGGTTGAAAAGGCTGCAGCGGTTTAA
- the rpmC gene encoding 50S ribosomal protein L29 has product MNTTELRTQDEAGLAKEIKDLQKAHFNLRMQKATQQLGNTNQLRETRRSIARAKTILAEKQAAK; this is encoded by the coding sequence ATGAACACAACTGAACTGCGCACCCAAGACGAAGCTGGACTGGCAAAAGAAATCAAGGACTTGCAAAAGGCCCATTTCAACTTGCGCATGCAAAAAGCCACTCAGCAACTCGGCAACACGAACCAACTGCGCGAAACTCGCCGCAGCATCGCTCGTGCCAAAACCATCCTTGCTGAAAAGCAAGCCGCCAAATAA
- a CDS encoding GNAT family N-acetyltransferase — protein MATVRHIFTEYAQSLNVDLCFQDFEAELQQLPGEYAAPRGALLLAMVDGEVAGCCALRPLDSADSPNASEMKRLYVRPAFRRLGLGRQLAEAILDAARQCGYSCVLLDTLDEMETARALYEDLGFEEIPPYYHNPLPGAHYLKVML, from the coding sequence ATGGCCACTGTTCGGCACATCTTTACGGAGTATGCACAGTCACTCAATGTGGATTTGTGTTTTCAAGACTTTGAAGCCGAACTGCAACAGCTACCAGGCGAGTACGCAGCGCCGCGAGGTGCTTTGCTTTTGGCCATGGTCGATGGCGAAGTGGCGGGGTGCTGCGCATTAAGACCGCTCGATTCGGCCGATTCACCCAATGCGTCTGAAATGAAACGCTTGTATGTGCGGCCCGCATTTCGCCGCTTGGGTTTAGGACGCCAACTGGCAGAAGCCATTTTGGATGCAGCGCGTCAATGCGGTTACAGCTGTGTGCTGCTGGACACCTTGGATGAAATGGAGACAGCGCGTGCTTTGTACGAAGACTTGGGATTTGAAGAAATCCCGCCGTACTATCACAACCCATTGCCAGGTGCGCACTATCTCAAAGTGATGCTTTGA